A segment of the Cohnella algarum genome:
GACCATCTCGGACTGCCGAAATACACGCTGAATGCACGGGAAAAAGGCTTGATGAAAGAGATTTATGGCCGCGAATATGACGTTCAGGATATGTTGAATATCCCGTTGATCATTTCCGCACCCGGCGCAACGCCTGAACGGTTTCCGCAACTTGGCGGCCAAATCGATCTGTTTCCGACAATCGCGAATTTGCTGGGAATTTCGATCCAGGGTCAAATCCATTTCGGTCAAGATCTGCTGAATAACGACACCAACGTTTTGCCCGAGCGGTATTACTTGCCCTCCGGCTCACTGATCACGGACAACGGCATCTTTGTGCCGGGCAACGGCTATGAAGATGGTGAATCTTATTCATTTGCAAGCGGAAAAACAACAAAACCGGCGGCAACCAGGCAACAGTTTGACGAAGCACTGCGATTGCTCAGGTTGCCGGACAGCTATGTGCGAAATCTGCCGGATCGAAAAGAAAATTAACAAAACGGAGGCCGAGCGGTTTGGAATCGAGCGAAAAGAAAATTGTACCTGCCCTGCGTTATCACGTATTGACGAGGCTCTATGATCCTATAATGGAATGGACCATGTGCGAAAAGACATTTAAAACCCTCTTGCTGCAGCAAGCCAACATTGAGAACGGACATCAGGTGCTTGATTTGGGTTGTGGCACTGGCACCCTGACGCTGATGATGAAAAAGCTCCATCCGGGAGCCGAAGTGCACGCTCTTGATGCGGATCCAAAAGCTTTGAAAATTGCTGGTGACAAAATGAAAAGCGAAGGAGCTGTTGTCCATTTCATACAGGGGTATTCTTATAAATTGCCATACCCGGAGAATACGTTTGATCGTATCGTATCAAGTTTGATGTTTCACCATCTTACCCGTGAAGATAAAAGCAAAACATTACAGGAGATGCATCGGGTTTTACGACCGGGTGGGGAGATTCATATCGCGGATTGGGGGAAAGCACAGAATGTGCTGATGCGCATAGCATTTTATTCCATTCAGCTGCTTGACGGTTTTTCCACAACAAGCGATCACGTTAAAGGAGTTTTTCCGGAATTGATTCATAAAGCCGGATTTTCAAGCGCGAAGGAACAAAAGCGAATCGCGACGATTTACGGTACTTTGTCCTTATACAGCGCCAAAAAAGATATTTTGACGAGCTTAAGCTTGACGCCCGTTAGGTGATAACTCTACAATTTGTAAAAGTAATTTTGATAAAATGCAATGGGAGGAGGTCTACCTTGAAAATTCAGAGAATGAAACTGCATGAAGAGGGGTTGAATCGATTTTTTGGGCCCCTTGAATCGCAAATCATGGCCATCGCATGGGAGAAAGAGAAAGTAACCATTAAGGAAGTGCAGGAGCTTCTTTCCGAGGAGCTGTCTTATACGGCGGTCATGACGGTATTAAATCGATTGTCTGAGAAAGGACATTTGAAGAAGATCACAACAGGCAAAGGCCGAAATCGAATCAGTCATTACCATACGGTGCAAAGCAAAGAAGAATTTATAGCCGAGCAAACCAAAGCCGTAACCTACGGTTTGGTTGAGGAGTACGGTCAACTCGTCGTGAATCATTTGGTTGATGCTTTCAAGGATGCGGATCCCGAATTAATGAAATTGCTGGAAGCCAGACTCAACGAATGGAAGAAGGAACAACTATGAAGCCGTTAAAACATCATGTGGTCTTTTTATCGATGATCGCAATTAGCGGCTTCATTTGGTTGCAAATGGCCGTTTACCTTGGCCATGAATTATTCGGTTATAATCCCGATTGGGGATTTATCCAATACTGCCTTTCCCTTTTGAAAGAGCGAACGGTTTGGCACGAAATCGTCTTTATCGGGTTGAATGTTCTTATTGGATACAGCTATGGAATGGTTTTGTTGGAGATTGCCAGACAGTGGGTTCACGCGAAGCGTTGGTATCGGTATGTAATGATCCACCGTAACGAGCGAATGACGGAGAAGGTGAACAGGTGCTACCCGCATTTTCGGAACAAAATTATTGTCATCAATCAGGATAGTGCGGTTGCGTTGACATACGGTTTTCTCAGGCCCATGATTGTGGTTTCGAGCAAAACGGTAGAGCAATTCAGCGAAGGCGAGCTGGCGGCGATCCTCTGGCATGAGTGGTGTCATTGCAGGCATTATGATCCCTTGCGATTACTGCTCGTTAAAATGATGAAGAACAGTTTGCCGTTCATTCCGATCCTGAATCGTCCTGCTTCTTATATCCATGTTGTGATGGAATTGCAAGCCGACCGATACAGCATCAAGCGGATGAATTCGCCATTTTATTTGGCAAATGTATTGTTGAAATGGTCCCGGATGCCAAACTCCGCGCAGATCGGCATCGGTTTCGCTGACAATGCCATCAATTACAGACTGATGCAATTGATGGAGCCTGGACAAAAAATACAGTTTCCGATATGGGGAACTTCTCCATTCTTATCTTCTGCGCTTATGGTCGTATTTATCACCGGCATCGTAACGAGCGGCTGTTCTTGAGCCGCTTGCTTATGATATAGTAAACTACAATATGTAGTATTAAAAAGAAGGGAGTACCGGAATGCATGATCAAAAAATACGGGATATGGGCAGTACTGGTGCTTGTGAATGTCATCATCCTTGCCGCTGTTATCGGGAGAAACGAAGAAAAACCAACTCTCCAATTTGTGGATACAGCGGGATTAATGCAAATGATCGAATCGAATGAAAATTTGATGATTATTGACGTAAGGGAACCGGAACTCTTTGCTGCCGGACGGGTTCCGGGATCGGTGAACATTCCGTTTGAACAAGCGAAGCAGGATTTCAAAAAGCTTCCAACCGACAAAAAGATCGTTTTTGTATGTCATACGGGTAGAATGGGGACGGAGGTAGGCAACTTGTTGCTGGAAAACGGATATAAGCAAGTGTACAATCTAAACGGCGGCATGGCACAATGGACCGGAGAACTGGAAACTTGATTCGCATGAATTTTTTGAAACCAATTATACTACATTTCGTAGTAAAAATACGAGGTGGTGGTAAAGATGGAGTGGACCTGGTTGGTTGCGTTAATTTGCCCAATCATGATGCTGTTTATGATGAAAGGAATGCATGGGAAACATCAAGAACATCATAAACCAGACAATCATGCAGAGGAGTCGCTGCAACAGCAGGTGAATGACCTGAATCAGAAAGTCAGCGAACCCCAAAAAGCCAACCAATCGTAAAATCAACAAAGAGGAGGTTTACCCTTAGCGGGCAATCTCCTCGATTTTTTCATGTGGATTTTGAAAATGTTTTTTGGCGAAATCATGTTCGTTACAGAAGGGGAGTGTTTGGGAGAATGAAGGTTATCTTATTCACAATTGGCGATTTTTCGGTCCGATCATAT
Coding sequences within it:
- a CDS encoding class I SAM-dependent methyltransferase → MESSEKKIVPALRYHVLTRLYDPIMEWTMCEKTFKTLLLQQANIENGHQVLDLGCGTGTLTLMMKKLHPGAEVHALDADPKALKIAGDKMKSEGAVVHFIQGYSYKLPYPENTFDRIVSSLMFHHLTREDKSKTLQEMHRVLRPGGEIHIADWGKAQNVLMRIAFYSIQLLDGFSTTSDHVKGVFPELIHKAGFSSAKEQKRIATIYGTLSLYSAKKDILTSLSLTPVR
- a CDS encoding BlaI/MecI/CopY family transcriptional regulator, translated to MKIQRMKLHEEGLNRFFGPLESQIMAIAWEKEKVTIKEVQELLSEELSYTAVMTVLNRLSEKGHLKKITTGKGRNRISHYHTVQSKEEFIAEQTKAVTYGLVEEYGQLVVNHLVDAFKDADPELMKLLEARLNEWKKEQL
- a CDS encoding M56 family metallopeptidase, encoding MKPLKHHVVFLSMIAISGFIWLQMAVYLGHELFGYNPDWGFIQYCLSLLKERTVWHEIVFIGLNVLIGYSYGMVLLEIARQWVHAKRWYRYVMIHRNERMTEKVNRCYPHFRNKIIVINQDSAVALTYGFLRPMIVVSSKTVEQFSEGELAAILWHEWCHCRHYDPLRLLLVKMMKNSLPFIPILNRPASYIHVVMELQADRYSIKRMNSPFYLANVLLKWSRMPNSAQIGIGFADNAINYRLMQLMEPGQKIQFPIWGTSPFLSSALMVVFITGIVTSGCS
- a CDS encoding rhodanese-like domain-containing protein, with amino-acid sequence MIKKYGIWAVLVLVNVIILAAVIGRNEEKPTLQFVDTAGLMQMIESNENLMIIDVREPELFAAGRVPGSVNIPFEQAKQDFKKLPTDKKIVFVCHTGRMGTEVGNLLLENGYKQVYNLNGGMAQWTGELET
- a CDS encoding DUF2933 domain-containing protein, whose product is MEWTWLVALICPIMMLFMMKGMHGKHQEHHKPDNHAEESLQQQVNDLNQKVSEPQKANQS